Proteins encoded within one genomic window of Anastrepha ludens isolate Willacy chromosome 4, idAnaLude1.1, whole genome shotgun sequence:
- the LOC128859747 gene encoding ribonuclease Oy, translating into MGEKRILWATFGIFILATQWLTVISSTIDKHSGESFDNTKTSHTDQYNDSDLLSNELTPLFDDISDDDLSTESEENNIDWDVLIFTQQWPVTTCYHWREEDKNHACILPNKKEFWTIHGVWPTKLGHMGPSFCNKTADFDLDQLDQILTNLKTYWPTIDGEQKLGYFWKHEWLKHGTCAASLEELDSELKYFKQGLAWREQFLMSNILGNAGIHPDSNNTVVALQTALLKILGKNPSIHCVYDNKRDVSYLEEIRICFTKQFELTDCDGVLPGDAVSINYPGGTVITNCHISKPIHYPSNVPPLLRKREEHWKFPVVNTYKLLQFIMWFTL; encoded by the exons ATGGGAGAAAAACGAATATTATGGGCCACTTTCGGCATATTCATACTTGCCACACAATGGCTGACCGTGATTAG CTCCACAATTGACAAACACTCAGGGGAATCGTTCGATAATACGAAAACATCACATACCGATCAATACAACGACAGCGATCTTCTAAGTAATGAACTGACACCTTTATTTGATGATATTTCTGATGACGATTTGAGCACTGAGAGTGAGGAGAATAACATTGATTGGGATGTATTGATCTTTACTCAACAGTGGCCCGTCACCACGTGCTACCACTGGCGGGAAGAGGACAAGAATCACGCATGCATTTTGCCTAATAAGAAAGAATTTTGGACTATACATGGTGTGTGGCCAACAAAATTGGGTCATATGGGCCCCAGTTTTTGCAATAAAACTGCTGATTTTGACTTGGACCAGCTAGACCAGATCCTAACTAATCTAAAGACATATTGGCCAACAATTGACGGCGAGCAAAAATTAGGTTATTTTTGGAAGCACGAATGGTTAAAACATGGCACTTGTGCTGCATCATTGGAAGAGCTGGACAGCgagttgaaatattttaaacaggGGTTAGCATGGCGCGAGCAGTTCTTAATGTCTAACATATTGGGAAATGCAGGTATACATCCGGATTCAAATAACACAGTAGTTGCTTTGCAAACAGCTCTATTAAAGATATTGGGAAAGAACCCATCCATACATTGTGTATATGACAACAAACGGGATGTGAGTTACCTCGAAGAAATACGTATTTGTTTTACTAAACAGTTCGAGCTTACCGACTGCGACGGAGTGCTGCCAGGCGATGCTGTTTCAATAAATTATCCGGGAGGAACAGTCATCACCAATTGTCATATATCAAAACCTATACACTATCCCAGCAATGTGCCGCCATTGCTAAGAAAGCGAGAAGAGCATTGGAAATTTCCTGTGGTAAATACTTACAAGTTATTACAGTTCATTATGTGGTTTACGCTGTAA
- the LOC128859745 gene encoding serine protease inhibitor 28Dc: MISSRCFVLAICIQWCIFANGTANDLENNSANKASKNDVNKARADFVSSSVLNFAHDVGVLLNEDLQIGKTSIFSPVSIMSSMALLMLGSRGKHYEDLRHALRLDVPPTGDASNAFHAEFGAMMHEMQDNSVSLQLRNRDNWRNTNVAYSIRDNPKVSELNGTAVNSIIKIVNGLFVKNGYELNPMYRDVISSVYKSDVIPLDFNTPLARDYINDWIYKSTFGKIAGIITDNIPSDTNAIIASALYFRGFWENPFIKGATVIDNFYPDGLQNPPIKIQMMATAGAYPYYFSVEHDCKIIGIPYINNFTTMYVIHPNNSSRSKLRNLLNKLDSEEIESMISKMVYQNAIFALPKMHFTQNINMKYVFRALGIKDIFARNRGTIPPISDLANRAWPRARRGVTFPTDNPAMVVRAPYTSTEELLEQWSFNRNASNNLLSDLFVGDIVHKVDFMVDEKGTEGAAATVTYLKRSGGNVLFRAETPFILLVRHDPTKLPLFYGIINIPSPIFS; encoded by the exons ATGATAAGTTCAAGGTGTTTTGTCCTAGCAATTTGCATACAATGGTGCATTTTCGCCAACGGTACTGCAAATGACTTGGAGAATAATTCTGCGAATAAGGCATCAAAAAATGACGTAAACAAAGCAAGAGCGGATTTTGTATCTTCAAGCGTTTTGAATTTTGCACATGATGTTGGCGTGCTATTGAATGAGGATTTGCAAATTGGGAAAACCTCAATTTTTTCACCTGTAAGCATTATGTCTTCTATGGCTTTGTTAATGTTGGGATCACGAGGTAAACATTATGAAGATTTAAGACATGCTTTGCGTTTGGATGTTCCACCAACGGGGGATGCCTCTAACGCATTCCATGCCGAATTCGGAGCTATGATGCATGAAATGCAGGACAATTCAGTTTCTCTCCAGTTACGTAATCGCGACAACTGGCGCAACACGAATGTAGCGTACAGTATTCGAGATAATCCCAAAGTAAGCGAACTAAATGGGACTGCCGTTAATAGCATTATAAAGATTGTAAATGgactttttgttaaaaatggcTACGAATTGAATCCGATGTATAG GGACGTTATCAGTTCAGTTTACAAGAGTGACGTAATTCCATTGGATTTCAATACACCTTTAGCACGTGACTACATTAATGATTGGATTTACAAAAGTACGTTTGGAAAAATCGCCGGCATCATAACAGACAACATACCTTCAGATACTAATGCAATAATCGCAAGCGCATTGTATTTTAGAGGCTTTTGGGAAAATCCCTTTATTAAAGGCGCTACAGTAATCGACAATTTCTATCCAGACGGCTTGCAAAATCCTCCAATAAAAATCCAAATGATGGCTACAGCAGGTGCATATCCCTACTACTTTTCAGTTGAGCATGATTGCAAAATAATCGGCATACCGTATATAAATAACTTTACCACAATGTATGTAATACACCCCAACAATTCGAGTCGTAGCAAATTACGAAatctattaaataaattagattCGGAAGAAATTGAATCAATGATATCGAAAATGGTTTACCAAAATGCCATATTCGCATTGCCGAAAATGCATTTCacccaaaatataaatatgaaatatgtattCCGTGCACTCGGTATCAAAGATATATTTGCAAGAAATCGGGGTACTATTCCGCCTATAAGCGATTTAGCTAATAGAGCGTGGCCACGTGCAAGGCGTGGTGTAACATTTCCCACTGATAACCCTGCAATGGTTGTGCGTGCACCCTATACTTCGACAGAAGAACTGCTGGAGCAATGGAGTTTCAATAGAAATGCAAGTAATAATTTACTATCGGATCTATTCGTGGGGGACATTGTACACAAAGTTGATTTTATGGTTGATGAAAAAGGAACAGAAGGTGCAGCCGCAACTGTGACTTACCTTAAACGCTCGGGTGGAAACGTTCTATTTCGCGCTGAAACACCATTTATACTATTAGTTCGCCACGATCCTACGAAGTTACCGCTATTTTATGGCATCATTAATATTCCTTCACCTATCttcagttaa